The Micromonospora sp. NBC_01740 genome includes a window with the following:
- the otnK gene encoding 3-oxo-tetronate kinase produces MADDFTGACDLADAVSEAGGSAVVVVGRPTVPPPASDCVVVALKSRTAPRDQAVAESLAAARWLLDAGCTTLYQKYCSTFDSTDAGNIGPVADALVDLIGDAVAVGTPATPRVGRTVYQGHLFVGRRLLSESPLRDHPLTPMRDPDLVRVLSRQAEGEVALVDQTTVAAGPAAVTAAVEAARCNGARHVIVDALADRDLDTLAIALLAMPNGVLAGGAAGLAAALARTSGTATRTSTAGACRSGVIIPARTVPVVPEGRQLILSGSCSERTREQVDEFPGPRVTLSPVDLDIGFAETVDAVAAAVAGAYRNTSGPVLVTSSSGPEHVARHESRLGPGRAAALLEAATAQIANHAVDTLGVRCLLVAGGETSGAVVRALKLGTLRVGPTAGPGLPWMVSEGSPTLALLLKSGNFGEPDLFTTAWRHCP; encoded by the coding sequence GTGGCCGACGATTTCACGGGGGCCTGCGACCTCGCGGACGCGGTGAGCGAGGCGGGTGGGTCGGCGGTCGTGGTGGTGGGCCGCCCCACGGTGCCGCCGCCCGCCAGCGACTGCGTGGTCGTGGCGCTGAAGTCCCGGACCGCCCCGCGTGACCAGGCCGTCGCGGAGTCACTCGCCGCGGCGCGGTGGCTGCTCGACGCCGGCTGCACCACCCTCTACCAGAAGTACTGCTCGACGTTCGACTCCACCGACGCGGGCAACATCGGCCCGGTGGCGGACGCCCTGGTCGACCTCATCGGCGACGCCGTCGCGGTGGGCACGCCGGCCACGCCTCGGGTGGGCCGCACGGTCTACCAGGGGCACCTCTTCGTCGGCCGGCGACTGCTCTCCGAGTCGCCGCTGCGGGACCACCCGCTCACCCCGATGCGCGACCCCGACCTCGTGCGGGTGCTCTCCCGCCAGGCCGAGGGTGAGGTTGCGCTCGTCGACCAGACTACGGTCGCCGCTGGCCCGGCCGCCGTCACCGCAGCGGTTGAGGCCGCTCGCTGTAACGGCGCCCGACACGTGATCGTCGACGCCCTCGCCGACCGGGATCTGGACACGCTGGCCATCGCTCTGCTGGCAATGCCGAACGGGGTGCTGGCGGGCGGTGCCGCTGGGTTGGCGGCTGCGCTGGCACGGACATCCGGCACAGCGACGCGGACTTCGACGGCCGGAGCCTGTCGGAGCGGCGTCATCATCCCCGCGCGGACTGTACCGGTGGTGCCGGAGGGCCGGCAGCTGATCCTCTCTGGCAGCTGTTCTGAGCGGACCCGTGAACAGGTGGATGAGTTCCCTGGGCCTCGGGTGACGCTGTCCCCAGTCGACCTTGACATCGGCTTCGCCGAGACGGTCGACGCCGTGGCCGCTGCGGTGGCCGGGGCATACCGGAACACGAGCGGACCCGTTCTGGTCACCTCCTCGTCTGGTCCAGAGCACGTCGCGCGGCACGAATCCCGGCTCGGCCCGGGACGAGCCGCCGCACTACTGGAGGCGGCGACCGCACAGATTGCCAATCACGCGGTGGACACCCTCGGGGTCCGATGCCTGCTGGTGGCCGGCGGCGAGACGTCGGGAGCGGTGGTCCGGGCACTCAAGCTCGGCACACTGCGGGTGGGACCGACGGCCGGCCCGGGCCTGCCGTGGATGGTTTCCGAGGGCAGCCCCACGCTCGCCCTGTTGCTCAAGTCGGGGAATTTCGGCGAACCGGACCTGTTCACCACCGCCTGGCGGCACTGCCCCTGA
- a CDS encoding cytochrome P450 gives MTRAVEAELPQWPPVNPTRGPFTPLDEAERDRYVGPVRRVRLPTGAPAWLVTRHADVRQLLRHPAFSSDFRRPGFPLLRPLPPQAAEDGRGSFIQMDGGEHSRLRRMLTAEFMIKNVRRIEPLIQRTVDEALDVLAAAGPPADLVSSFALPLPSMVICHLLGVPYADHDFFQTRSRTLLDREMPPARVQRDFEELRDYIRALVDAKRARPEGADDLLSRLIRERVEPGELDVDELVGMALLLLIAGHETTANMIGLSVLRLTRDPGQYAILRDEPERAAELVEELLRYLSIVRSGLLRVATEDVTIGGRLIRAGEGAVVLISLANRDADVFDEPDRFDPYRQAHQQVAFGFGVHQCIGQPLARAELRIALVALARRFPGLQVTAAPEELRIRDSSVVFGLDALPVTW, from the coding sequence GTGACACGTGCCGTGGAGGCGGAACTGCCCCAATGGCCGCCGGTCAATCCCACCCGAGGTCCGTTCACCCCGTTGGACGAAGCCGAACGAGACCGCTACGTCGGCCCGGTGCGGCGGGTGCGGCTGCCCACCGGGGCTCCGGCCTGGCTGGTCACCCGGCACGCCGACGTCCGCCAACTGCTGCGCCACCCCGCTTTCAGCTCCGACTTCCGCCGCCCCGGCTTTCCGTTGCTGCGCCCGCTGCCGCCGCAGGCGGCCGAGGACGGCAGGGGCTCGTTCATCCAGATGGACGGCGGCGAGCACTCCCGCCTGCGGAGGATGCTCACCGCCGAATTCATGATCAAAAATGTCCGCCGGATCGAGCCGCTGATCCAGCGCACCGTCGACGAGGCGCTCGACGTCCTGGCTGCCGCCGGGCCTCCGGCCGACCTGGTGTCGTCCTTCGCCCTGCCGCTGCCGTCCATGGTGATCTGTCACCTGCTCGGCGTCCCCTATGCCGACCACGACTTCTTCCAGACCCGCAGCCGCACCCTGCTCGACCGCGAGATGCCGCCGGCGCGGGTCCAGCGCGACTTCGAGGAGCTGCGTGACTACATTCGGGCGCTGGTCGACGCCAAGCGAGCCCGGCCCGAAGGGGCGGACGACCTGCTCAGCCGGCTGATCCGGGAACGGGTCGAGCCGGGGGAGCTCGATGTGGACGAACTGGTCGGGATGGCGCTGCTGCTGCTCATCGCCGGCCACGAGACCACCGCCAACATGATCGGGCTGAGTGTCCTGCGACTGACCCGGGACCCGGGGCAGTACGCGATCCTGCGTGACGAGCCCGAACGGGCGGCGGAGCTGGTGGAGGAGTTGCTGCGCTACCTGAGCATCGTGCGGTCCGGCCTGCTCCGGGTGGCCACCGAGGACGTCACGATCGGTGGTCGGCTGATCCGGGCCGGTGAGGGCGCGGTCGTGCTGATCTCCCTGGCCAACCGGGACGCCGACGTCTTCGACGAGCCCGACCGGTTCGATCCGTACCGGCAGGCGCACCAGCAGGTGGCCTTCGGGTTCGGGGTGCACCAGTGCATCGGGCAGCCGCTCGCCCGGGCCGAGCTACGTATCGCGCTGGTGGCGCTGGCCCGCCGCTTTCCCGGCCTTCAGGTGACGGCCGCGCCCGAGGAGCTGAGGATCCGGGACAGCTCGGTCGTCTTCGGACTCGACGCGCTGCCGGTGACCTGGTGA
- a CDS encoding ferredoxin, giving the protein MTAGGRPVGEEAPVRVEVDRDACCGSGNCVLAAPEVFAQDDSDGLVLLRAAAPPAGSGERVRRAADLCPAGAIRIV; this is encoded by the coding sequence GTGACCGCCGGCGGCCGGCCCGTCGGCGAGGAGGCGCCGGTGCGGGTGGAGGTCGACCGGGACGCCTGCTGCGGGTCGGGCAACTGCGTGCTCGCCGCGCCGGAGGTCTTCGCGCAGGACGACTCCGACGGGCTGGTGCTGCTGCGGGCCGCCGCGCCGCCGGCGGGAAGCGGCGAGCGGGTCCGTCGCGCCGCCGATCTCTGCCCGGCCGGGGCCATCCGGATCGTCTGA
- a CDS encoding LuxR C-terminal-related transcriptional regulator, translated as MTPSPADRLVRTRRKSGRTTGHPLPRTEFAALRRQLDDLHAGTGAAVALAGEPGIGKTTLISALAAQGRAHTLTVVAATGRTGTGPPVVVGTEPTLVLLDDVHLLDTAHRDQMQLLIELTTTAPVLLVLAYRDRQLSRGAAAVLSRAAARGQLTQHRLGPLDLGQTRELLGDRPDLTRLHAEGDGNPLYLQLLAAADTEAMTDAHLILLGELAELANRELRVAQAAAVLRTPGSAELLAAVAELDVTETLSALDTLTELDLMRPVQLLPRFAFRHDVVRRFVYAQIGPSQRLAAHRRVETELLARGAPVIQRAHHIARALDTGRPEQLPVLIDAARSTMHDAPADALEWLESALQVLPEGDDRWYEAQVLALRAQLLRGGRCDVQQLVHTFLPRAVRIPGGDFSSTMAVAVRVRRIQGRHAEASVLIREGLAALRGTHPCAPSTAVAMHTELAALALDRLDQEAARLNAREAATIARQHGDRLGEAAAVAQMAMAHLLAADSDAADRAADIAADLVDTTPDSSVVTNLPALYLVGATEDALHRFTEAQRHLSRGADEARRTGQRFILPAILTSLGAVELQRGLLDRAGRTLEEAAELLEPEGTSTARASVAALLALVRYWRDSDREAAAVIALGDQALALVRDQGPAEDAIVPCLLADLLIKVAEPERGRRLILDALGGPEMPRIAPPNRSRWYEALSTAALRMGDTRDASRWVDLAEASVRNLSVSRQGFLMRARMRLYAARGETSPALADAEQAVECFAGRGLDLDLCRTMAAAGTVLVDAGRTDDARAWLGRAAALAEQCGSARLVDRVRRQQSRLVPDTSTRGGDPLAVLTERERQIADLVSRGMTSVEVAHGLFLSVRTVDTHLGRIYRKLGVSNRASLARAMLRSHPTALAGEPR; from the coding sequence ATGACGCCCAGCCCGGCCGACCGGCTCGTAAGAACTCGACGGAAATCCGGTCGGACGACCGGTCACCCGCTGCCCCGGACGGAATTCGCCGCACTCCGTCGTCAGCTCGACGACCTGCACGCGGGAACCGGCGCAGCCGTCGCCCTCGCCGGAGAACCGGGAATCGGCAAGACCACTTTGATCTCCGCCCTCGCGGCGCAGGGCAGGGCGCACACCCTCACGGTGGTCGCCGCCACCGGCCGGACGGGCACCGGTCCGCCGGTCGTGGTGGGAACGGAACCCACCCTTGTCCTGCTCGACGACGTGCACCTGCTCGACACGGCGCACCGGGACCAGATGCAGCTGCTGATCGAACTGACCACCACCGCGCCGGTGCTGCTGGTCCTCGCCTACCGGGACCGACAACTGTCCCGTGGGGCGGCGGCGGTGCTGTCCCGGGCGGCCGCACGCGGCCAGCTCACCCAGCACCGACTAGGTCCACTGGACCTCGGCCAGACCCGCGAGCTGCTCGGTGACCGGCCGGACCTGACCCGGCTGCACGCCGAGGGTGACGGCAACCCCCTCTACCTGCAACTGCTGGCCGCCGCAGACACGGAGGCCATGACCGACGCGCACCTGATCCTGCTCGGCGAGCTGGCCGAACTCGCCAACCGCGAACTGCGGGTCGCCCAGGCAGCCGCCGTGCTGCGTACCCCCGGTTCGGCGGAACTGCTCGCCGCGGTCGCCGAACTGGACGTCACGGAGACACTGTCCGCCCTGGACACCCTCACCGAGCTGGACCTGATGCGCCCGGTGCAGTTGCTGCCGCGCTTCGCGTTCCGGCACGACGTCGTCCGTCGGTTCGTCTACGCGCAGATCGGCCCCAGCCAACGCCTCGCCGCCCACCGGCGCGTGGAGACCGAACTGCTGGCTCGCGGCGCTCCGGTCATCCAGCGCGCCCACCACATCGCCCGGGCCCTCGACACGGGCCGTCCCGAGCAGTTGCCCGTTCTGATCGACGCGGCGCGGAGCACCATGCACGACGCACCGGCCGATGCCCTTGAGTGGTTGGAGTCCGCGCTACAAGTGCTGCCCGAGGGCGACGACCGCTGGTACGAAGCGCAGGTGCTGGCCCTGCGGGCCCAGTTGCTGCGCGGCGGTCGATGCGACGTGCAGCAACTGGTGCACACCTTCCTACCCCGGGCGGTCCGCATACCGGGTGGGGACTTCTCCTCGACCATGGCAGTCGCCGTCCGGGTACGCCGGATCCAGGGCCGGCACGCCGAGGCGTCGGTTCTGATCCGGGAGGGGCTGGCCGCGCTGCGGGGCACCCATCCCTGCGCTCCCTCCACGGCCGTGGCCATGCACACGGAACTGGCGGCACTCGCCCTCGACCGGCTCGATCAGGAAGCCGCCCGCCTGAACGCCCGCGAGGCCGCCACCATCGCCCGGCAGCACGGGGACCGGCTCGGGGAGGCGGCCGCCGTCGCCCAGATGGCGATGGCGCACCTGCTCGCCGCGGACAGCGACGCCGCGGACCGGGCCGCCGACATCGCGGCCGATCTGGTGGACACCACGCCGGACAGCAGCGTCGTCACCAACCTGCCGGCCCTCTACCTGGTGGGCGCGACGGAGGACGCCCTGCACCGGTTCACCGAGGCGCAACGGCACCTGTCCCGGGGTGCCGACGAGGCCCGCCGAACCGGACAACGTTTCATCCTTCCCGCCATCCTGACCTCGCTGGGGGCGGTGGAGTTGCAACGTGGACTGCTCGACCGGGCCGGCCGCACCCTGGAGGAGGCTGCGGAACTGCTCGAACCGGAAGGCACGTCGACGGCCCGGGCTTCGGTCGCCGCGCTTCTCGCGCTCGTACGGTACTGGCGGGACTCCGACCGAGAGGCCGCCGCGGTGATCGCCCTGGGCGATCAGGCCCTCGCCCTGGTCCGGGACCAGGGGCCGGCCGAGGATGCGATCGTGCCCTGTCTCCTGGCGGACCTGCTGATCAAGGTGGCGGAGCCGGAACGCGGGCGTCGGCTGATACTCGACGCTCTCGGCGGCCCGGAGATGCCACGGATCGCCCCGCCGAACCGGTCCCGGTGGTACGAGGCGCTGTCCACGGCCGCGCTGCGGATGGGTGACACGCGTGACGCGAGCCGGTGGGTCGACCTGGCCGAGGCCTCGGTGCGCAACCTCTCCGTCAGCCGTCAGGGCTTCCTGATGCGCGCCCGCATGCGGCTGTACGCCGCACGCGGGGAAACCAGCCCGGCGCTGGCCGACGCGGAGCAGGCAGTCGAATGCTTCGCCGGTCGGGGACTGGACCTGGACCTGTGCCGGACGATGGCGGCGGCGGGAACCGTGCTGGTCGACGCCGGCCGCACCGACGATGCCCGCGCCTGGCTCGGACGGGCCGCCGCGCTCGCCGAACAGTGCGGTTCGGCCCGTCTGGTCGATCGGGTTCGCCGACAGCAGAGCCGTCTCGTCCCCGACACGTCAACCAGGGGTGGCGACCCGCTGGCCGTGCTGACCGAGCGTGAACGGCAGATCGCCGATCTGGTGAGCCGCGGTATGACAAGCGTGGAGGTCGCACACGGGCTCTTCCTGAGCGTCCGTACGGTCGACACCCACCTGGGCCGGATCTACCGCAAGCTCGGCGTGTCGAACCGGGCGAGCCTGGCCCGGGCGATGCTCCGGTCGCACCCGACGGCGTTGGCCGGGGAACCTCGGTGA
- a CDS encoding lantibiotic dehydratase, protein MIGTTVGGTPAPGVRRVGPVTQAPEVTVAPYAVVRVAGVTLPEPSAVTEEFRGVAARLLELTARAERMAAALADVLHEQVVRASSDQRRVLLALRRDVHNGRSPSVASRTRLAGWTDHLPGLASWLGLRDDIDRHTAELDALLAPALAADRVALAELCRTEELSRAVALTSVDLLRALRRAAEQGPAPDDRARKSEATVLRYALRAATRTVPLSWFTRVGWGRWDGPVPNPTGSPEVVAVANADRATLSALVHAVLRHPDRRGDLPHTLAPGLWVDGAVIRLRRQTQAPDAPPGVQREEALTLPLTRALRHLLDLLEPGRVATPHQLATELATRLPRPAPQASAAARAYLHALVEQGVLRPAYPVDPQAVDGLAAVADWLAGIGLADVAVSLREIDARTTAFAGLDATERPAALAGLRSRWDAAFALLGADRTGRPQPLTEDVTLVRPVGLGRTHGRDHRGTLAALTPLFELFDQHAVVRRLARDRFVARYGVGGRCASPTEFAEEYAAVWQATHLVGVDGTLDPTLDLAPGDELRELARLRADLVAAVTTDDDGNLTVPDELPDDVAPRLPRWLTSRPGSYAVFGQSCHDGASFCVNHVYGGWGRFTSRFLRQLPPEAETAVAAQLRRHLGARVAQLRPVNGFNGNLHPLLVGDEIADDRRHGTLVPDDLHLVHDVATDQVRLVVTATGEPLDVVYLGFLVPVMLPERLTSMLTDVGTGSVGLGGAMAARQLRRTPVGPVWCRPRLRYREVVLSRADWRLSADIVAAWRAELDARPAEVGRTAVRWRHLLGLPEHVFVSAAAVGGAKGLTAFMSYLEQPRSQYVDLASPLHLRCLSRTLARYPDGVVLEEALPAPRPGQPATEVVIELYRTGTDG, encoded by the coding sequence ATGATCGGGACCACGGTCGGCGGGACGCCGGCGCCGGGCGTACGCCGGGTCGGGCCTGTCACCCAAGCGCCCGAGGTCACCGTGGCGCCGTACGCGGTGGTGCGGGTCGCCGGTGTCACCCTCCCGGAGCCGTCGGCCGTGACCGAGGAGTTCCGGGGTGTCGCCGCCCGCCTGCTGGAGCTGACCGCACGCGCCGAGCGAATGGCCGCGGCGCTCGCCGACGTGCTGCACGAGCAGGTCGTCCGGGCCTCTTCCGACCAGCGTCGGGTGCTGCTGGCCCTGCGCCGCGACGTGCACAACGGGCGCAGCCCGTCGGTGGCGTCGCGTACCCGGCTGGCCGGCTGGACCGACCACCTGCCCGGCCTGGCGTCCTGGCTCGGCCTCCGCGACGACATCGACCGGCACACCGCGGAACTCGACGCCCTTCTCGCGCCGGCGCTCGCCGCCGACCGGGTCGCCCTGGCCGAGCTGTGCCGCACCGAGGAGTTGTCCCGGGCCGTCGCGCTGACCAGCGTGGACCTGCTGCGGGCGCTGCGCCGGGCGGCCGAGCAGGGCCCGGCACCCGACGACCGGGCACGCAAGTCGGAGGCCACCGTGCTCCGGTACGCGCTGCGGGCGGCCACCAGGACCGTGCCGCTGTCCTGGTTCACCCGGGTGGGCTGGGGCCGCTGGGACGGGCCGGTGCCGAACCCGACCGGCTCCCCGGAGGTGGTGGCTGTCGCCAACGCCGACCGGGCCACTCTGTCCGCCCTCGTCCACGCCGTGCTCCGGCACCCCGACCGTCGCGGCGATCTGCCCCACACGCTGGCGCCCGGCCTGTGGGTGGACGGGGCGGTGATCCGGCTGCGTCGCCAGACTCAGGCCCCCGACGCGCCACCCGGGGTGCAACGGGAGGAGGCGCTGACGCTGCCGCTGACCCGGGCGCTGCGGCACCTGCTGGATCTGCTGGAGCCCGGCAGGGTGGCGACGCCGCACCAACTCGCGACGGAACTGGCCACCCGGCTGCCCCGTCCGGCGCCGCAGGCGTCCGCGGCGGCTCGGGCGTACCTGCACGCGCTCGTCGAACAGGGCGTCCTCCGCCCCGCGTACCCGGTGGACCCGCAGGCCGTCGACGGCCTCGCCGCCGTCGCCGACTGGCTGGCCGGGATCGGCCTGGCCGACGTGGCCGTGTCGCTGCGGGAGATCGATGCCAGGACCACCGCGTTCGCCGGTCTCGACGCGACCGAACGGCCGGCGGCCCTGGCCGGGCTACGCTCCCGCTGGGACGCGGCCTTCGCCCTGCTCGGCGCGGACCGCACGGGTCGTCCGCAACCCCTCACCGAGGACGTGACCCTGGTCCGCCCGGTGGGCCTCGGCCGGACCCACGGCCGGGACCACCGGGGCACCCTCGCCGCGCTGACCCCGCTCTTCGAACTATTCGACCAGCACGCGGTGGTCCGCCGCCTGGCCCGGGACCGCTTCGTCGCCCGCTATGGCGTGGGCGGCCGCTGCGCGTCGCCGACGGAGTTCGCCGAGGAGTACGCCGCGGTCTGGCAGGCGACGCACCTGGTCGGCGTCGACGGCACCCTGGACCCGACGCTCGACCTCGCCCCCGGTGACGAGCTGCGCGAACTGGCCCGGCTCCGGGCCGACCTGGTGGCCGCCGTCACGACCGACGACGACGGGAACCTGACCGTCCCCGACGAGCTGCCCGACGACGTCGCCCCCAGGCTGCCCCGTTGGCTCACCAGCCGACCCGGCTCGTACGCGGTCTTCGGACAGTCCTGCCACGACGGCGCGTCGTTCTGTGTCAATCACGTGTACGGCGGCTGGGGCCGGTTCACCAGCCGCTTCCTGCGGCAGCTCCCCCCGGAGGCCGAAACGGCCGTCGCCGCCCAGCTCCGGCGCCACCTCGGCGCACGGGTGGCGCAGCTCCGCCCGGTCAACGGGTTCAACGGCAACCTGCATCCGCTGCTCGTCGGCGATGAGATCGCCGACGACCGCCGCCACGGAACCCTGGTCCCGGACGACCTGCACCTGGTCCACGACGTCGCCACCGATCAGGTCCGCCTGGTGGTCACCGCCACCGGTGAACCGTTGGACGTGGTCTATCTCGGGTTCCTGGTGCCGGTGATGCTGCCGGAGCGCCTGACCAGCATGCTCACCGACGTGGGCACGGGATCGGTCGGACTGGGCGGGGCCATGGCGGCCCGACAGCTCCGCCGCACCCCGGTCGGCCCGGTCTGGTGCCGGCCCCGGCTGCGGTACCGGGAGGTGGTCCTCTCCCGGGCGGACTGGCGGCTCTCCGCGGACATCGTCGCCGCCTGGCGGGCCGAGCTGGACGCCCGGCCCGCTGAGGTGGGACGCACCGCCGTGCGCTGGCGACACCTGCTCGGCCTGCCC